From Solanum lycopersicum chromosome 4, SLM_r2.1:
TCTTCTCTATTGAATATGGTAGAAACAACGTTTGTTGGAGACTTACGCTTCTAATAATATAGAATGAAACTCAAATGCGaaatataatcaatattttgattaCTACAATATCAGATTGACCCAAAATTTATTGATCTAAAATATAATTTGGATGTGAAAAAGGTAAAGATAATTAAGCTCCAACTTCTTTCCGTTACTAAATTAGAAAGGAGCAGATTACTTACGTATTCTCATaattttcaactattttttatttccgTAAGCCATAATGTCtaagatttttaatatttttttaaaaacttttatataaagtaatgaaattatgcAGGAAAACTTTTTTTGATAGTCACGTGAATTGCTCATGTTTTTTAGGATCCCGTAGCTTTTGATAATATCTAACAGAAGGTTGaaaattgttcatttttaaattattgaaagatGTTTTTTgctaagaataatattttttaaggatGAAGTTTAAGTTTAGGGTAtagttgaaggatgtttttGAGCAAAATCTCGTtccttttgtttcattttaatcATCGATTTagcttttttcatatttattactTCCCCATTTTATATAATGGTCATTATACTAAATATGATTGTTTCAAATTAGtagatattaattaattttttaaaaaagtgttcacatttgtttgtaaaatttgtaagaaattttttaaaaggtgaattagtaaaattatcGATATTGATGAAGTATAAGCCCTGGCGAAAGATGTTGAcagaaaatcaaaagaaaatagtatcatttattgaattacttaaaatttcttatatatCATGTAGAACATAAAATGATTCACTAATATATTCTTTCTGTTCCTAATTACttgtcaattttttcttttttagttgttcctaattacttgtccatttgacaaatcaagataggataatttttttacctattatatcctcaattaattacttttttttaaaaaacttttcgaaacagttaaatttttttaattcactcACGTTATAATTAGTAAAGGTAAAATGACAAAATCactatatcaattattattttttaagggaaaataaacatgtaccccctcaacctatgcctgaaatctcagagatacacttatactatactaaggtcctattatcctcctgaacttattttataagtaattttctactcctttctggcctacgtgacactagtttgaaaaaaaatcaatcagcgTTGgatccacaagatagtgccacgtaggtcgaaaagtaatagaaaattattaataaaataagtccaaggagtaataagaccttagtatagtataagtgtgtctctgaattTTCAAGCATAGATTGAGaaatacttgtgcattatctctttttttaataaatgtcaATTTCAAAGTGAATAAATAACTACGAACATAAAAAGTAAATTGAAGGGAacataaaagaattataaatacaaaacataacGTATaaacttaaaacatttaattaaaattgacataATTTTATCTATCTTCGTaacaatcataaataaatacaaagaaTTAAAAGATGGTTCCCCACTATACCTGTCAACTCACTTATTGTCATAAAAGACTAACTAGAATCTCTTTGAATTCTTCCACCACCATTTTTGAATGTCAAATTCCATCAGCCATATAATCTCACACACAAaccttattatataaatttcttcaaataatatttatttgttcttcGATACGaggaaaaataaattgagataGATCGATGACGACCGTCTTTGGAATAATGGAAGTTAATCTTGTTAGCGCTAGAGGTCTCAAAAACAATGAATTTTGgggtatttattattttttttcttatctctttcacttaaatttattttttagttttgttgaTAGAGATGAATTCACGATTTGTAATTTATACGTCTtgattatcatcattatttttgCTTATTAGATTTAATCatcaaatggaaaaaaaaaattccgaATTAACCTTTgaattaaagaagaaaacaagattcatgtatcaaatataattaattctatctgatttttgttttaattttataactagaaaaatataatgaatttttttttacctgtCTGTCAAAAATGGTATATTTGAAGTTCTCAACTAAAATGTAATAATCTACTAACTAAATACTCGATCAATATTAAATCTAAactcataattttaatattataatgaaTTAATACTAAAAGTCATAAAAagtaaattcattaattttaaattctgaatcCGTCTCCGTTATTCTTTTATGTTTGATTACTTTCATTATACTTGTGTGcacatgatttaggtttatttatttatttatttattttttaaaaaatgtatgtgGTGTTGTTGTTAATTGTGTAGGTGGTGGAATAGATCCATATGTTTTGATCCAATATAGAGGTCAAGAACGCAAGAGCTCTACTATTCGAGGTATTCgttgataaattatatatctcCATCTTCCTTTTTgtatattgttattaattaaacatatatttttatagccgaattcaaaatttaaacgCTACAAGTTCAACTTAAATTATGAACTTAGACCTACTAATACtatttgttacaaatttaatgaatttgtatatgtatagaaaaaatatgatttttatcaaaaatattgaatttaaatgaaTCCAATGTCGCAACTCACATAACCGTGAAAGATGGAAATTAACTTTAATTGGACGTTGTAGCTCGCTCCACGCTGATAGtttgtttgatcaaatttttaaaaagtcaaaatatttattttataatgttaaagtgtttgatgaaacttttaaatttaaacgaCGTAATTGATtttgtgtaatatttttttcacttataAAAGCAGGGCAAGGTAGTAAACCAGAATGGAATGAGAAGTTCACATTCAAGATAGAATATCCCTCAGTAGATGGACAATACAAGCTTATACTTAAGCTCAtggatcatgatacattttcttCTGATGACTATCTTGGTGAAGCCACGTGagtaaattttattagttgaaactcgaatattgattaaaatataCATCGTAACATAGCAAGGGTTCTAATTTTAAGATCGAGTTGGTTAAACAGGAGATATGATTAAAATGAGCCCAAAATTTATGGTTGTTACATTCTTCTTTAAATGTGGGGTTGGGGGGTTGGGTTGTCTCATGCTCAAAACCTCCTGTATGTTTTTTGGTCAAGCTCGTTGCACAAGGTTGCTCAGTGAGACCATCTCTTTTATGTGGTGTTGAGCtattatattgaaatagttTTTATCTTGTGTGTATTTTTAAGGATAGTGACTGTGTGTTTCTTTATCGATAATTTCTCGAAGGAATTGATTGAATAAATATTGTACATATTGTAGTATCTACTTGAAGGAATTTCTTGAAGTGGGATTGGAGAATGGAAGAGCTGAAGTTCATCCTAAAAAATATAGTGTGGTGGGGAGTGATCAATCTTATTGTGGTGAAATTCAAGTTGGTATCACATTCACCCCAAAGGTATATATTCTTTTGATACATctatcttaatttttaaaaatttatgattacgTCATATCAAGAATTTAATTACTGGTCCGATTAATTCTAATAACttgtgaaataaaatttaaaaatatagctattttttagtttttgtcaTGGAATGTGAACCTCTATGTGAAGTTTCATATTGTGAAATTTGAAACTCTTTAACGatagttatttttcaaaatcgGACTCGAAATGTGGCCAGAGTATACGCTATTTCTATTGCTTTGTGCCACATAGAGCCCATTTCACATCTTCAAAACTCGAACGTAAGACCTCTACTTAAAATCAGTGTAGAAATCTTATTTATCACACTACACCCTTTGGTGGTGTCTATACTCTTTTCACATTGagggaaaaaaaaactttaacatGATGACAATTTTCAAATCTTGGACAACCAAGTTTTTATTTAATCGGAActttattatatactttttaaatattataaattattaattattttaatttatagtactttcttatataattttagatAAATTCATTGTCAAACTTTAGAAAAGGGATAATTTCACTTAACATGCTAATGTAATGTTCCATGgtatgtttaattatttgacaGAAGGCAACTCATGATGTGGAAGAAGAATATGGTGGATGGAAGGAGAGTAATGATCACTCATGATTAACTATAAAGGAGAATGTGATTTCGCGAAGAGATCATAAATTCACGTACATTATAATTTACTCTATTAATTCGATATCGAGTAGATAGCTATCTTATtgttatgtttatgtattatgttttaagaGATTGTTTCTTACTAAATGAAACAATTAGGGATGACAAACATTGTGGGGCGGGTTAAGTTATAGCCCGTACAAATTTCAACCCGGTTTGcattatgtatcatattttttgtcttttataaaactttattatttaaatattcataagttaaaatatttttggatgGTGTTTAAGCAAACATGATCAGGataatttaaaatctttttatgGTTATTGAGAgtaatgttttaattatttctcaaattttctGACTCACTCTtgcaaaattaaaaagaataactttcacatatagtttgtataattgtgcttcatagcaaactttatgtttgctatgtctattaatatgtatatttcgctatacatatatacagaAAGAAGCAATTGAACGATCTGTTTCGAtatgcatataaaaaaaatcaattataaaaattatgtttgta
This genomic window contains:
- the LOC101259736 gene encoding 16 kDa phloem protein 1 isoform X1; its protein translation is MTTVFGIMEVNLVSARGLKNNEFWGGGIDPYVLIQYRGQERKSSTIRAGQGSKPEWNEKFTFKIEYPSVDGQYKLILKLMDHDTFSSDDYLGEATIYLKEFLEVGLENGRAEVHPKKYSVVGSDQSYCGEIQVGITFTPKKATHDVEEEYGGWKESNDHS
- the LOC101259736 gene encoding 16 kDa phloem protein 1 isoform X2 gives rise to the protein MTTVFGIMEVNLVSARGLKNNEFWGGGIDPYVLIQYRGQERKSSTIRGQGSKPEWNEKFTFKIEYPSVDGQYKLILKLMDHDTFSSDDYLGEATIYLKEFLEVGLENGRAEVHPKKYSVVGSDQSYCGEIQVGITFTPKKATHDVEEEYGGWKESNDHS